From Ascaphus truei isolate aAscTru1 chromosome 20, aAscTru1.hap1, whole genome shotgun sequence, one genomic window encodes:
- the LOC142471177 gene encoding olfactory receptor 5P66-like: MLVNNHTIVTEFLLLGFQNLHSFKILLFTLFLVIYIMTISCNLLIIALVSTSHQLHSPMYIFLAHLSLTDILLTTIIVPNMLRLIWGEGGTMSVAGCISQFHFFSCTGATESFLLTVMSYDRYLAICHPLRYTTIMNLKLRLQLVIWSWLLGFAVTLILILPIGQLQFCGPNVIDHFFCDYAPLVNHSCSDISFIDVEVFVLSIPVDLLPFVFIIVTYVCISLTILSISSTTGRQKAFSTCSSHLTVVCTYYGTLIIIYVVPSREHSFNINKVLSLLYTVVTPFFNPIIYSLRNEEIGAALMRRFQYLTDFLHERKGR; the protein is encoded by the coding sequence ATGCTGGTGAACAATCACACAATAGTCACAGAATTCCTGCTTCTTGGATTCCAGAATCTTCACAGTTTCAAGATTTTACTCTTCACTCTGTTCCTCGTGATATACATTATGACCATAAGTTGTAATCTCCTGATCATTGCATTGGTGTCAACCAGTCACCAACTCCACTCTCCCATGTACATCTTCCTTGCTCACTTGTCCCTAACTGACATCCTGCTCACCACGATTATTGTCCCCAACATGCTACGCCTCATATGGGGAGAAGGTGGCACCATGTCTGTTGCCGGCTGCATCAGTCAATTTCACTTCTTTTCTTGCACTGGGGCTACAGAGAGTTTTCTTCTCACAGTGATGTCCTATGACCGATACCTGGCCATCTGTCACCCGTTGCGTTACACCACCATTATGAATCTCAAGCTTCGCCTCCAGCTGGTCATCTGGTCTTGGCTCTTAGGTTTTGCGGTGACATTAATCTTAATTCTTCCAATCGGTCAGTTACAGTTCtgtggccccaatgttattgaCCATTTCTTCTGTGATTATGCTCCTCTTGTAAATCACTCGTGCTCAGACATCTCCTTCATAGATGTTGAAGTCTTTGTGCTATCCATCCCTGTAGACCTCTTGCCATTTGTGTTCATCATTGTGACCTATGTATGTATCTCGCTCACCATCCTCAGTatctcctccaccactgggagacagaaagccttctccacctgcagCTCCCACCTCACGGTTGTTTGCACATATTATGGGACACTGATTATTATTTATGTTGTTCCATCCAGAGAACACTCATTTAACATAAACAAGGTCCTATCTCTGCTATACACGGTGGTGACTCCCTTCTTCAACCCCATCATATACAGCCTGAGGAACGAGGAGATCGGGGCAGCCCTGATGAGAAGGTTTCAATATTTAACAGATTTCTTGCATGAAAGGAAAGGGAGGTAG